One Aedes albopictus strain Foshan unplaced genomic scaffold, AalbF5 HiC_scaffold_1021, whole genome shotgun sequence genomic window carries:
- the LOC134284399 gene encoding uncharacterized protein LOC134284399, translating into MHTMMNTVRISKHDSTRILSQNSIRILGLQDSRIPQYTTTIMTTIQRQDSTRIIRKDSIRNLSQDSTRILRQNCTRILRQDFFRILRQDSFRILRQDSFRILRQDSFRILRQHSFRILRQDSSRILRHDCTRILRRDSTRILRHNSTTIQKQDFTKIMRQDSSRILRQDSSRILRQIFSRIMRQDSSRTLRQDSSRIPRPDIFRNLRQVFSQILRQDSSRTRRQDSTRILRHDLSQESGDRILPESGNRILSKSGDRIPPQSKDINPETGFFQNPKTAVASRNLIFTCSTTLKNAFAENSGSESN; encoded by the coding sequence CagaattctatcagaatcctaggACTACAGGACTCTAGGATACCACAATACACTACCACAATCATGACCACAATCCAGAggcaggattctaccagaatcatcagaaaggattctatcagaaacctGAGCCAGGATTCtactagaatcctgagacagaATTGTACTAGAATTCTGAGACAGGacttcttcagaatcctgagacaggattccttcagaatcctgagacaggattccttcagaatcctgagacaggattccttcagaattctgagacagcattccttcagaatcctgagacaggattcctccagaatcctaagaCATGATtgtaccagaatcctgagacgggattctaccagaatcctgagacataATTCTACCACAATCCAAAAACAGGATTTTACAAAAATTAtgagacaggattcctccagaatattgagacaggattcctccagaattctgagacagattttttccagaatcatgagacaggattcctctagaaccctgagacaggattcctctagaatcccaAGGCCGGATATCTTCAGAAACCTGAGACAGGTTTTCTCCcaaatcctgagacaggattcctccagaacccggagacaggattctaccagaattctGAGGCATGATCTCTCACAAGAATCCGGAGACAGGATTTTACCAGAATCCGGAAACAGGATTCTATCAAAATCCGGAGACAGGATTCCTCCACAATCCAAAGACATTAATCCTGaaacaggattcttccagaatcctaagacagcagtggcgtctcgtaacctcatttttacctgttcaacgaccttaAAAAatgcatttgcggagaattcaggatccgaatcaaattga